Below is a window of Streptomyces qaidamensis DNA.
GCCGGTGGCCGGGCCTCGTGCCAGGGCGACCGTGAGCGGCGGAGTCGGAACGTCGCGCGGACTCGGGCCGCGCCCCGCGGCCCCGCGGGCCTGGCGGGCCTGGCGGGCCTGGCGGGCGCCCAGGAGCGCTGGACGTGCGGCCGACGAGGCCGACGAGGCCGGTCGCTCGCGGGCGGCAGACCCGCCCCCCCCCGGCTTCCCGATCGAGCCATGCGGCGCGGGGCAGACCACTCGCGGTGAAGGCGATCGCATCCGTCGGAGCCCTCCGCGTGGCCCAAGGCGTCGTCGCCGAGGGCGGGAGGTGCGGCAGCGCCTCCAGGCCGGCCGGTCTCGGTGCGTGGCCGACCGCCGTCGGCCCCGGTGACGGGCGCCAGGGCGTCTCCCCGGACCGGGACGCACGGGCCCTCACGACCGAGGCACCGGACAGCGCGGCCCGGCCGCGCGAGGTCCTGGTCCCCTGGTGGCGCCCGCACGCCCGCGTGCCCGTTCGGCCGGAAGCGGCTGAGGGCCGCGAAACGCCGCAGCGGTCCTTCGCGGCCCTCCCCGGACGGGCGACCATGCCATGTCATGGACATCTTGCTCGTCGCCAGCGCGTTCAACAGCCTGACCCAGCGTGTGTTCGCCGAACTGTCGAACGAGGGGCACCACGTGGACGTCGTGCTCGCCTCGCACGGCCCCGACGCGGTCCGGGCCGCCGTACGCGAGGGGTGCCCGGAGCTGATCGTCGCCCCGATGCTGAAGTCGGCCCTGCCGGAGGACGTGTGGCGGGAGCACACCTGCCTGATCGTGCACCCAGGGCCGCCCGGGGACCGGGGCCCGTCGTCGCTGGACTGGGCGATCGCCGAGGAGGCGTCCGAGTGGGGCGTGACGGTACTCCAGGCCGAGGCGGCCATGGACGCGGGAGACGTGTGGGCGGACGGCTCCTTCACGGTGCCGCCGACGGGCAAGAGCGACATGTACCGCAACGAGGTGGCCGACGCCGCCACGGCCGCCGTGCTGCTGGCCGTGCGGCGCTACGCCGAGGGGTCGTACAAGCCGCGCCCGCAGAGCGAACCCGGGACCGACGTGGTGTGGCGGGACTTCTTCCGCCAGGAGCAGCGGCGGATCGACTGGGAGAACGACAGCACGGCGACGGTGCTGCGCAAACTGCGGGGCGCCGACTCCCAGCCGGGTGTGAGGGACGAGATCTGCGGCCGGGAGGTCTTCCTGCACGGCGGGCATCCCGAAGACCGGCTGCGCGGGGAGCCCGGGGAACTGCTCGCGACCCGGGCCGGCGCGCTCTGCCGGGCCACCCGGGACGGCGCGGTGTGGATCCCGGAGCTGCGGCCCCGCAAGAGCTCCGGTGACCCCGCGCCGTTCCGCCGCCCGGCGGCCTCGGTCCTCGCGAACTTCCCGGCCCCGCCCGGCAGCAGCCCGGGCATGCCGGGTGCGTACGACCGCCCGTACTGGCTGCCCGAGATCGCCGCCCCGCTCGAACTGCCCCCGGACCGCATCACCTGGACCGACATCCGCTACCGGCAGCGCGGCCCCATCGGGTTTCTGGCCTTCTCCTTCCCGGGCGGGGCCATGAGCACCACCCACTGCCGCCGGCTGCTCGCCGCCTGGCGATACGCCCTCACCCGCCCCACCTCGGTCCTGGTGCTCGGCGGTGCCCGCGACTTCTTCTCCAACGGCATCCACCTCAACGTCATCGAGGCGGCGGACGACCCGGCGGGCGAGTCCTGGTCCAACCTGAACGCCATGAACGACCTGGTCGAGGCGGTGCTGCGCACCACCGACCGGCTGGTCGTGTCGGCCCTCGGCGGCAACGCGGCGGCGGGCGGCGTGATGCTCGCCCTGGCCGCCGACGAGGTCTGGTGCCGCGCCGGCAGCGTCCTCAACCCGCACTACCGGAACATGGGCCTGTACGGGTCGGAGTACTGGACGTACTCGCTGCCCCGCCGGGTGGGCGCCGAGACGGCCGAGCGGCTGACGACCGAGGCGTTGCCGGTGAGCGCCGCGACGGCCGAGCGCATCGGGCTGGTGGACCGCCTGGTGCCGGTCGCGGCCCAGGAGTTCGCCCCCGAGGTCGAGCGCCTGGCCGCCGACCTGGCCGCCGACCCGGACCTTCCGCGCCGGATCACCGCCAAGGCCACGGCCCGTCACGCGGACGAGCTGACGCGGCCCCTCGCCGAATACCGGCGGGCCGAACTCGCCCAGATGCGCGCCGTCTTCTTCGACCCCGAGGCGCCCTACCACGCGCTGCGGTCCGCCTTCGTCCGCAAACTCCCGAACGGCTCCGCCCGGCCGCTGGCCACCGGGGACGCCCGATGAGCGCGCGGCTGCTCGTGGCGGGGGTCGGCAACATCTTCCTCGCCGACGACGCCTTCGGCCCCGAGGTGATCCGCGCCCTGGACCAGGACCCGCTGCCCCCGGAGGTACGGGTGAGGGACTTCGGCATCCGCGGCATGGACCTGGCATACGAACTGCTCGACGGCTACGACACGGCCGTCCTGGTCGACGCGGCCGTGCGGGGACACGAGCCGGGCACGCTGTCGCTGATCGAGCCGGACCTGCCCGACGGCTCCACGGCGGACGCCCCGCCCGAGGCCCACGGCATGGACCCGGCGAAGGTGCTCGCCCTGGCCGCCCACCTGGGCGACGAGCCCCTCCCCCGCGTCCTGGTCCTGGCCTGTGAGCCCGAGCTGCGGGCACCCGCCGACGAGGACATCGCCCCGGGCATCAGCGCGACGGTGCGCGAGGCGGTCGG
It encodes the following:
- a CDS encoding enoyl-CoA hydratase-related protein, with the translated sequence MDILLVASAFNSLTQRVFAELSNEGHHVDVVLASHGPDAVRAAVREGCPELIVAPMLKSALPEDVWREHTCLIVHPGPPGDRGPSSLDWAIAEEASEWGVTVLQAEAAMDAGDVWADGSFTVPPTGKSDMYRNEVADAATAAVLLAVRRYAEGSYKPRPQSEPGTDVVWRDFFRQEQRRIDWENDSTATVLRKLRGADSQPGVRDEICGREVFLHGGHPEDRLRGEPGELLATRAGALCRATRDGAVWIPELRPRKSSGDPAPFRRPAASVLANFPAPPGSSPGMPGAYDRPYWLPEIAAPLELPPDRITWTDIRYRQRGPIGFLAFSFPGGAMSTTHCRRLLAAWRYALTRPTSVLVLGGARDFFSNGIHLNVIEAADDPAGESWSNLNAMNDLVEAVLRTTDRLVVSALGGNAAAGGVMLALAADEVWCRAGSVLNPHYRNMGLYGSEYWTYSLPRRVGAETAERLTTEALPVSAATAERIGLVDRLVPVAAQEFAPEVERLAADLAADPDLPRRITAKATARHADELTRPLAEYRRAELAQMRAVFFDPEAPYHALRSAFVRKLPNGSARPLATGDAR
- a CDS encoding hydrogenase maturation protease translates to MSARLLVAGVGNIFLADDAFGPEVIRALDQDPLPPEVRVRDFGIRGMDLAYELLDGYDTAVLVDAAVRGHEPGTLSLIEPDLPDGSTADAPPEAHGMDPAKVLALAAHLGDEPLPRVLVLACEPELRAPADEDIAPGISATVREAVGQAVAALHTLVPVLLADPAATPPLSRPDESAALSSAGLPGTVSGSPEDR